A window of Panicum virgatum strain AP13 chromosome 8K, P.virgatum_v5, whole genome shotgun sequence contains these coding sequences:
- the LOC120643728 gene encoding putative disease resistance protein RGA3 has product MFDVDDVIDYFMAHSPKPSPPPRSVRCAQFLFSCLVNVSFDHKVAKRIKDINGKLSEIKMNRDMFTLDIGNRQHFRVTDVDRSQTCPIDELEVVGRDIKQAADELVKMIVSTCYENRSTIFGIQGMGGIGKTTLAQKIFNDQRIREKFQVHIWLCISQSYTEIGLIRQAIRMAGATCDQLETKTELLPHLMDTIRGKSVFLVLDDVWKSDVWIDLLRFPFERGLKSRILVTTRHLDVLEEMQAAYAHKVNKMNDRDGLELLMKKSFRPNEQTSDFGDVGYQIVKKCDGLPLAIKVVSGVLATKRTKGEWENIRDSRWSVHGLPKELGGLLYLSYRHLPPQLKQCFLWCALLPPYFEIQRDDVAYWWVAEGFVRKEDRYPIHEIAEEYYHELIRRNLLQPMPEFVDKGGSTMHDLLRSLGQYLTRDHSLSMNAENSKALPNLRRLVISSDIEEIPAIEEQKRMRSLLIFNNKNFRLVNKEIRRIEHIRVLVLTGTGIHNLPESVGRLVLLRLLDLSFTKINNLPESIGNLVSLEYLKLYGCHKLTSLPTSLVKLSNISFLHLERTAIEHVPRGIEKFQQLYNLRGVFESGTGFRLDELQFLPNIQRLVVLKLEKATPRGVLVLKKSHNLRELQLYCTMGSGTHDRTHYQAYEIERIQQVCEMLSPSESLLYIFLHGFPGVRFPEWLCLEPEQKLPNLAHMHLNECISCSQLPPAGQMPELLVLQIKGADSVVNIGAELLGKGVKNAAAFFPKLELLHIFDMCNLESWSLSPNTENLYDLMPCLKRLFLLDCPKLRVLPEDLGRIVNLKRIHIEGAHNLEEVVNLPSVVWLKVKNNRSLRRIFNLCKLQDLFAQDCPGLDLADNLSSLKCLYMVDCPNAQHFIKCVLKEEEDIQVYVATLGADGRDIFPDESIYN; this is encoded by the coding sequence ATGTTTGATGTGGATGATGTCATAGATTATTTCATGGCTCATTCACCGAAGCCTTCACCGCCACCTAGATCGGTACGATGTGCTCAGTTCCTTTTCTCATGTTTGGTAAATGTTTCATTTGATCATAAGGTTGCTAAAAGAATTAAGGACATAAATGGAAAGCTTAGTGAAATTAAAATGAACAGAGATATGTTCACCTTGGATATAGGAAATCGTCAACACTTCCGAGTAACGGATGTCGATAGAAGTCAGACATGTCCCATAGATGAACTGGAGGTTGTTGGAAGAGATATTAAACAGGCTGCTGATGAGTTGGTCAAAATGATTGTAAGTACCTGCTATGAGAACAGATCAACTATTTTTGGGATTCAAGGGATGGGCGGCATCGGTAAGACAACATTAGCCCAGAAGATATTTAATGACCAGAGGATAAGGGAGAAATTTCAAGTTCATATATGGCTGTGTATTTCTCAGAGCTACACAGAGATTGGTTTGATAAGGCAAGCAATTAGAATGGCTGGAGCAACATGTGATCAACTTGAGACAaagaccgaacttcttccgcaTCTCATGGATACAATCAGAGGAAAGAGTGTATTTCTTGTGTTGGATGATGTGTGGAAATCTGATGTTTGGATTGATCTTCTTCGATTTCCTTTTGAAAGAGGCTTGAAATCCCGTATCCTTGTCACCACAAGACACCTTGATGTTTTAGAAGAAATGCAGGCAGCATATGCTCATAAAGTAAACAAAATGAATGATCGTGATGGCCTAGAACTCCTTATGAAGAAGTCCTTTAGACCAAATGAACAaacaagtgattttggtgatgtTGGGTATCAAATAGTAAAAAAATGCGATGGTCTTCCTCTAGCCATCAAGGTTGTTTCAGGTGTCCTAGCTACTAAAAGAACAAAGGGAGAATGGGAGAACATCCGAGATAGCAGATGGTCTGTTCATGGACTTCCCAAAGAACTAGGAGGTCTCCTGTACTTAAGTTATAGACACTTACCCCCACAACTTAAGCAGTGCTTTCTTTGGTGCGCTTTGTTGCCGCCGTATTTTGAGATTCAGCGTGATGATGTTGCTTACTGGTGGGTCGCTGAAGGCTTTGTAAGAAAAGAGGACAGGTATCCAATACATGAGATTGCTGAAGAGTACTACCATGAGCTAATTAGGAGGAATCTTCTACAGCCAATGCCAGAATTTGTGGACAAAGGTGGATCCACGATGCATGATCTTTTGAGGTCACTAGGACAATATTTGACAAGGGATCACTCCTTATCCATGAATGCTGAAAATAGCAAAGCCCTACCAAATTTGCGTCGCTTAGTAATCAGTAGTGATATAGAAGAAATACCTGCTATAGAAGAGCAGAAGCGCATGAGGAGCCTCCTAATTTTCAAtaacaaaaatttcagattAGTCAACAAAGAAATCAGAAGAATTGAGCATATCCGTGTTTTAGTTCTAACTGGAACAGGCATCCATAACTTACCAGAATCAGTGGGAAGATTGGTACTGTTGAGGTTGCTAGATCTAAGCTTTACAAAAATTAACAACCTTCCAGAGTCCATTGGAAACCTTGTCAGTCTTGAATACCTAAAATTGTATGGTTGCCATAAGTTGACCAGCCTGCCAACTAGTTTGGTGAAGCTATCTAACATAAGCTTTCTTCATCTAGAAAGGACTGCAATTGAGCATGTTCCTAGAGGAATCGAGAAGTTCCAGCAGCTCTACAACCTTAGAGGAGTCTTTGAAAGTGGTACTGGGTTCAGATTGGACGAACTACAATTTCTCCCCAATATCCAACGTCTCGTCGTTTTGAAGTTAGAAAAAGCAACACCAAGGGGCGTGCTTGTGCTGAAAAAGAGTCATAATCTCAGAGAACTGCAACTGTATTGCACAATGGGATCAGGTACTCATGATAGAACTCATTACCAGGCCTACGAAATTGAGAGAATTCAGCAGGTCTGTGAGATGCTTAGTCCATCAGAGAGTCTGCTCTATATTTTCCTCCATGGATTTCCGGGGGTAAGGTTCCCAGAATGGTTGTGTTTGGAGCCAGAGCAAAAGCTGCCAAATTTGGCTCACATGCACCTCAATGAATGCATATCATGTTCACAGCTTCCACCAGCAGGTCAGATGCCAGAACTACTTGTTCTTCAGATTAAAGGTGCAGATTCAGTAGTGAATATCGGTGCAGAACTCCTTGGCAAAGGTGTGAAAAATGCAGCAGCCTTTTTCCCAAAGCTCGAATTGCTTCACATCTTTGACATGTGTAACTTGGAAAGTTGGTCCCTGAGTCCCAATACAGAAAATTTATATGACCTGATGCCTTGCCTTAAGCGTCTTTTTCTCCTTGATTGTCCAAAACTCAGAGTCCTCCCTGAAGATCTGGGTAGAATTGTCAATTTAAAAAGAATTCACATTGAAGGTGCTCATAATCTGGAAGAAGTTGTGAACCTTCCTTCAGTCGTGTGGCTCAA